TTGAAtaaggatggttctctgctgctccaAGAGGTGCAAAAGGCCGACCAGGGAACCTATAACTGTGAGATCCGCCTGGAAAGGGAGAGCACAGTGTTCAAAAAGGTTGTGacactgcatgtgctgccagaggagccCAAAGGTATGCAGATACTTCCTTAGAGAAGGGCCAGTGCACAGGTATGCCAGAGGCTGGGAAATGTTCTTTCTATGTGCAACAAAATTTCAATGTTTGCAAGTGAAGCATTGCGTTAGTAGTTCAGAGGAGCCATCTGAGGCTTGgagaggttaagtgacttgccAGGGACCCATTTAGTAAATTACTTGACCAGCATGTGCATCCTGACATCTCTGACAAATGAGATCCATGTGTTACCTACTGCATCCTGATACTTGCCAGCAGTTACATACGCTCTCATGCCATGTCTGTATTTCATAGCTGTCTTTGTTAGGGGttcaaggagcctggaactccatccaggtctcccacgtgggtggcaggagcccaagcacttgggccatctttctctgctttcccagacatattgtcagggggttggattggaagtgaagcagccaggactctaatgtAAGATGCTAATGTGCCCAGCAGTGGCTCTACCTGCTGCACCGGCAATCCCACCCCTGTAAATCTCTTTTATAATAAACGAGTGAGATCCAAGCCAAGTGATATCTAGTGCTTCTAAAATTGTTTCCCTATATTAATATAatgtttcatataaatgaaagatttttgttttcatataaatgaaaaatatttaaagaaaaaaaacagttgaaAACCACAGAACTGGAGGCGTTCTTTAGAAGTGTGGGTTGGAGGAATCTGGCCTTGCACAATTTTGTAGTTCATTTTGGCAGCTGGAATCCGGGGCTTGTCTGGCACTGACTACTCCCCAGGGCCCTTAGCTTCTCAGCTGTACTGATGAGCTCCCCTAGAGCACCTGGCCATCTCCTTGGTAATGCTCCTCACACCCGTTCCATGTGTCTTCCCTGCTCTCCTGGGTATCTCTGTTCTTGGTCTCTGATGAACCCTGGCCCGACCCCTGGCCCAGAGGAAGCAATACATAAGCATTTATGAGATGAGTGAAATTCTGGAACTGAATTGGTGTTCCCCACCTTAAACTTGTTTCTTAGAGTCAGAATTGTAGAACGCGGCTTCTGGCCGCTCtcctaatttttcttaattttattctattgttatttcctcaccccgccccccccccccgccccccgccagtTTCAAAGTTCTGGTTTTCCAGGAGGGAGAAGCAAATCAGATACCCATGTTCCCCCAGGTtttcttgtgtttcctttttctgcCTTTGGCATTTGACGCTGTATCTGAATGTTTGTCTAGACAAACACAGCCTACAAGATGGATGCTTTTCCCTGCTtcgaagagagacagaggagtgaACAGGAGGTAGCCCCAAGACGTGAGGAAGCCATGGACACAGGCTGGAGTAGAGTCAGAGGGCAATAGGATGGGCCCAGGGGCTGGTGGGGCATCCTGCATTTGTTTTCACTGCCAGCCCAAAGGAGAGTAAACATAACCTGTGACCATTTTGCCTCGTGGCTCCATGGAGAGTGGTTCTGAGGAGCTCATCTTCTTCAGTGTGAAAACCCCACTTTCAAAGtcatctgtccctctctctgcaaaGCTCACCTTTCAGTGTGTGCTTTTTCTGTGGCTTGACATCTTTCACaccttctgtaattctgcttttcagaattacagagaaaatagaAGTATCAACCTTCTGTATTTTGCTTGAGGATTAGCCATCCTGCTTACATGAAGGGGTCcaataaagagagggagagagcttgaGCTTTATGTTGGCACAGACCTGGGATTGGGCACTGGCTCTGCTTTTTTGGGCCAATTGCCTTTGGAttgtctccccttccctctcatgTGCTTCACCTACCTAGCACCTGCCTTGGATACGGAAAGGCAGGAGACTGCTCTACTGccataattacattttaaaaaacagagtttAGAAGCCCGGCACAATgactcagcggctaaatccttgctttgcgcatgctgggatcccatgtgggtgccggttctaatccctgaggccctgcttctcatccatctccctgcttgtggcgtgggaaagcagtagagaatgatccaaagccttgggaccctgtacccacatggacttggaggaggcttctggcttttgatcggttcagctccggctgttgtagtcatttggggagtgaaccagcagacagaagatctttctttctttatctctttctctctaaaaatctgcttttccgataaaaataagtaaatcttaaaaagaaacaaaacaaaacaaacaaacaagccaacaaaactaacagggcctggtgtggtagtagctaaaattctcaccttgcataggCACTGACTAATGttccagcagccctacttcccatccatctccttgcttgtggcctgggaaagtggtagatgatagcccaaaaccttgggaccctgcacctgtgtgggaaccccagaagaagctcctggctttggatcaactccaaatggctccagccattacggtcacttggggagtgagtcagcggacgaaagatcttcctctctgtctctcatcctcattgtatatctgactttccaataaaaaaaaaatcttaaaaaaatccaacAGTGTTTAGGAGCTCACGCATAGTGTGGCAAGCTAATCCTGTGCTTGCAGCACtaacatccatatgggtgctggttcaagacttggctgctctacttccaatcctgttttcagctaacgtgcctgggaaggcagtggaggatggctctagtccttgggtccttgcacctgcgtggaaaacccagaagaagctcctggcccctggctttggattggcttagctctggctgttgtgaccacttggggagtgaactagcagatgaaagacttctcctgtctctcctctttctctgtaaaatctgccttccaaatgaaaaaatatatatattttaaaaccccGCAAAAACAAAGACCCACCAGAGTTTAGGTCATAACATGCTGACAGAGCCAGGCATCCTCCCTACCAGTATTCTTTGGAGTGaagttttattcttttcaaaataataccCTCCACTGACTTCAGAGTTCctactattttctttctctttcctcccattGTGCTTCTCTCCTGCTGGGCAGGAAGTTGATGTCCTGGTGGAAAGTAGATGGAATGCCAGGTCAATGCAGGCACTTTATCCAGTGTTCCTTTGCGGGAAATCTACTTGATTAAGACCCAGGCTTGCATCTTGCTGTGACCCATCCCGCCTTACATTTCCTTAATAACTTCATGGTTGCTCTGTTCCAAGCATCATAGAGAGGTCAGAAGCATCTTTCTACAAGTCTCCTTGTTGAAGAATCTCTGGGAACAACTTCTGTAGTGAATGTGGGGGTAGGAGATGGGTAGAGAGGAGAGTGCAGCATTGACACAAGGAAAAATTGAGATGGAACTCTCTGCTCTCCTGTCCTAATTAGCAAAGAGTTCCGGGTCCTGGCTAGTCCTAAGATTTCttgtggaaataattttttagagCTGAAGGAAATTACTcataattcattttgtttttcagtgagGAAAAGCAGTGGGTTATAAATAAAAGTGAGTTGTAGAATTTCCCACTTCCTGTTGATGCTGAGCAGATGTGGGTAGCTTCAGTGATGAACAGGAAGAGGGGCTTCAGGACTTTTGTGGGGGGGTGCAAACTTGATGTAGAGTTGCAGCACATAAAAGGGATTctgaaaaggaggaaagaatgaaagggATCACAAATATTGTGATCAAAGGTAGTGAGTTAGAGGGCACCCATATTTCTTGGGGGTTTCTTAATGCTTTGAGTGAAGGGCCTCTGGGGTCATCTGGGATCATCTGTGGAAATAATATGAACCCTGTCTGCAGGCAGCCCTGATTTGCTGCTAACAGTCTTTGAATATTATCGCTTCTAGAAATTCTTGGGCTTCTATGGAGTATATATGGTGGATCTGACTTGATTTACTGTTTTGTCCCAGAGCTCACAGTCCAAGTAGGTGATTCGATTCGGATGGGGTGTGTTTTCCAGAGCACGGAAGAGAAACTCGTGACCCAGGTGGACTGGACATTCTCTTCCAGAGAGCGAGTCCAGGTAACGTGGGGGAAGCCTCGCTGAGGAGGAGGGCCTTTGGCTGGCGGTGTGGGGAGGGCTATGAGGTGGtggtacaagtgcttgggccttgaaGAGGTCGTCCTGGGCCTTCTCGGCTGCTTGACTGGGCATAATTTCCTGGTGGGAAACTTGACTCTAGTGATGGAAGAAAAGGagtaggagaaagagaaacagcttGCTTTAAGGGTTATCATGGTGCTGCTGCAAGATTGAACATGTACAGCATCTTGTACCTGACATGGCCGCCATGTTTGGTTaccccatccaccttcctccttTTTGGGGAGCCCATGGCAGGCTCAGGGGAGAACTTGGAGAATCTGACCAGGAAAGCCATGAACCAGACATAGGGAGGATCGTACTCTTAGTTTTACTAGGAATTACGTTCCTGTCTGTGCTCCTCGGCCTCAGGCATGTGATGAGAGAACTTTCTTTGTCTTGAAGGAAGTGTGAGGTGGTTTGGTATTGGTGTGATCCTGGAACCAGAGTGAAGGCTGGTTCCGCGGAGCTCTGTGCAACAGTGAACAGCGGCTCACCAGATAGGTAGGGTCCCGAGAAGGTGTGCTTATGGGTCAGGCTATGACACAAAGGTCATATTAGTGAAAAGATAAGATACAAAGTTTGCAAgagaatttcactttttaaatgacaGCAGATTTCAGATCATCCCTCTAACAAGGTCCTTTGCACTCGCTTGATTCCTGTGTTCTAATATGGGTCAGAAAGGGTGGCACACTGGAGTTTGGGGAATTGCAAGTGGTCCCACCTTCACTCCAGGAGCTCATCATACAGCCAGGTAATGTTGTCCCTCAAGGGACTATAGCAGAAAAGGGTGtgagttggagttctgaatttgaGTCACAAGAGATAAGTTGGGGGCCAAGTCTCTCCAAATGTATTTGTGTCTGTAtacctgttgcttttttttttaataaaagcttACAAAAATCAATAATGCactcttttattaaaaattctaCCATGCGTTTGTTCAGACAGTGAGGGGTTTTTTTGGTACCTGCTATGTGATGGGCGCTCAAATCCCCTGTTGCCATGGAGGGAGATGTACAGTGAGATAATGAAGAAGTAGCTGGGTACTGCTTTAAGTCACAGTGGGCGATAGAGAGAGCAAGGCAGGGTTTTGTGGTTGTTATTTTCTACTTGTGGTCAGCAAAGCCTCACCAATGAGGTGACAATTGAGCAGACACCTGAAGGAAGTGAGGGAGTAAACAGTGTGTGGTTCTAGGGGCTGTTGGTGTTAGGGGGTATGTTCCTGTTACAGGGAGTTAGTAAATGCAATGGCCCCCGGCACGTGCTCAGGAAGCAATGAGGAGGTCAGTGTGGCTAGAGTGAGTTGATTCTAGCAGACAAAGGAAGAGCAGGTAGAAGATGGAATCAAAAGGGCAGAGGGGGATGGAGCAGCTTATGGATTTATctatacttattggaaaggcagatttacatagagaaagagagacaggaagattttccatccactggctcactccctcagtagccacaatggcctgaactaacctgatctgaagccaggagccaggagcttcttcaaggtctcccacacaagtgcaggaccCAAAGGCTTtagggcatcctctactgctttcctaggccaaaagcaaggagctggatgagaagcagagcagctaggacaccagctggcacccatatggaatcccaatgcttgcaagCTGAGGCTTAGCCATTggaccattgtgctgggccctggcctcATATTTTTTAAGAGTCCTGGAAGGAGGGTAGCATGGAAACATTTTACATAAGGGAGTGTCATGacttaattaacattttaaagtttcCGCTGCTGAGAAGGGATGATGGTGGAGAATAAGcaggaagagaaatgaaaaatgcaagtGATAGGTGGGGTGGGAAGGGCCAGAATTCTAACAGTGGAGGGATGGTGGGATTGTAGTTAATTTGGTGGTTGGGGGGATTGGACTCATATGGGGGGTTGGACATGAACGGTGCATGAAAGAGAAGAATTAAGGATGAAAACAAGAGTGTCAGGCAGGCAGCACCGTCCTGTATTGAGCTGGACAAAGCAAGCAGAAACTGCTTTGAGAAGACAGGAAGAGTTGGGCATTGAAGTACATCTCAGGTACTCTTTGGAAACCCTACCTGGAGATGCCATAAAAAGTAAAGGGAGAATAAAAGCAGCGAAAGTTCCTTCCCATCTCTCTGTTCAGGCAGAAACTGCTGGTCCTGTGTCTCAAgtccatgtgtgtgcacacaggtgtGAGCGTATACAGTGTGCTGCCATTCTGCACTCCTGGCAGTAGCCGGTTGCCTTCATGCACTGGAGTCTTGTGAGtcttgagttctttgtcccctgccctgtcctcacaatctcatgcttttattttttttctctttcccttcccaggAGGAGACCGTGTTGCGCTATTACCACAAACACAACATGCCCATGGGGCATTCCCAGAGCTCGGGCCGCTTCTGGAACCGGGTGAATCTGGTGGGGGACATTTCCCACCATGATGGCTCCATTGTGCTCCAGGAAGTAAAGGCATCTGATGGCGGGAACTACACCTGCTGTGTCCACCTGGGGAGCCTGGTGTTCAGGAAAACAGTCGTGCTGAGTGTGACACGGGAAGAAGCTCAAAGTAGCTAACatttggtggggggtgggggactgaGGGGCCCCCTAGCTGGCAGACAGAGCAAAACTGTAGGGGCTCTTGACTTGCACTGCCCCAAGAGTGAGGCTGCTTTTTATTTGGCTCTTTTAGTGCCTGGCTTACCCTCTCTCTAGCTGTGGCCCTGCTGGTGGAGAAAGCAACGTTTAGTGAACATGAGGCCTTGGCCAGACCAGACCCCACTCCTTGCCAGTGTCATGTTCTGATATAAAGATGGAAGAGTTTCAACAAGGAAGGGCTGAATTCTTGTCCAAGGTGCTGGTGGGCAGGGACGGGGCCCTGAGCTGGTGATAAGTGGCAGGCCACTAGGGCCAACTGAGCGGAGTTCTCTGATTAGAGCTTCTGTATCAGGGCCATCACAGTTCTCCACAGCCTTGGAGAATAAAAAGAATCAATGTGTTGACCTAGAGAGATTGATAAGTGAGGATTAAAGTTAAAGCACAAGCCGGTTAGTCTGGGTATGGCCTGTGAACTTTGCCTAGGTCTTTAGGAGCTGGCTGGGGTTGGCTGGCAGTTAGAGGGGGCACAGAGGATGGGGTATTCTGTGAGATCAAGTCTAGGAAGTGCCCTTCTTGTTGGTAGCTAGCAGGCGTGTCTGgagtgggcaggagggcaggtggagttcttaAGAACCATCCTATCTAGCTGTGCATCTGCCCACAAGTCTCCCCTCTGCTTTCCAGGGAAAATGCATGTGGGGACAATGGGAATACCACCCAACTTTCCAGCCCTCCTTGTCCACAAACAGAGTGACTATGCCTGATGCTGTTCTTGCTGCAACCCTCTGTCCTGATGCGCAGGGGGGCCTGCCATGCCCCAGCTTCCTGGCCCCTGTGCTGAGGCGTCTTGCTCCCCTCTTTCAGAGTCTTTCACACCCTGGCTTTCTGTTGACTTCCACCCTTGGGCATAGTAAGCTGTCTAGTTCGTCTTCTTGTTTGTGTCCTTACCTATGAGCTCTCacctgtatttcttttatttttaaaagtaacttcCCTAGATATATTTCCCATATCCTATGATTGACTCATTTAAAGTATACCACACAATGGTTTTTCCTCTACTGAGAGCTGTGTGCCCAACACTCATCAGAATTAATGATATATTTCTCTCTCAGCATAGCCAAGCACTCTGCACTTAGTGTCTCACTGTCTCGTGGCCCATTGGCTCCTCAGTGTGCTGTGTCAACTCCTCCTTATGCCTCTGCAGTAGTCTAGACCTCTGATGGCCCTCGTCATCTGTCCTTGTCATCTGTCCTCAGCATTGTAACCATGGTTGAACTGGACACTACCTCTGTATATATAGATCCTGTGCTGGCCACAACCCTCTTGCAAATGCCAAAATTGGCAGAcactcaggtctcctacataaaATGATTCAGAGTTTATACAAAACCGACATAATGCCTTCCCCTATAACTGGAATCATATTTGGATTAGTACAATGCCCAGCACAATGGAAATGTCACGTAGTTAGTACTATATTGCATTGTTCAAGGAGAGAAGAATTCTGCAcagttcaaatttttttttcctgaagtatTTTCTATACATGGTTGAAGGCACAGATGAGGACCTCCAGGCTACAGAGCActgactgtgtatgtgtgtgtgagggtgccCCCAAAAGCTCATAGATAAAAAGATGACAAGATAAATACAGGAGGATGATGCTGTGGCACTTCAGATGAAAccactgcctacagcactggcacccagatgagcaccagtttgagtcctggctgctctgcctcactgataatgcacctgggaaagcagcagcagatgacccaagtatttggaccttTGCATACACAGAGGAAAGCTGgatgaagcctctggctcctggcttcagccttttgCAGCCATGGCTGTtaacagccatttgaggaatgaactaacaggtagaagatctctgtctctcccattccctctctgtctgtaactctgacagagttcaaataaatatgtaaatcctttgtaaaaaaaaaagtgtatttggctataaaataattttgaattccATACAGACAAGGGTCTTCAAACTGTTTATTCAAAGTACATGTTATGAAAAGATTTTCCTTGGGTTTTTATTCCCCAAACTATTTTTCAATTCCACCTTCCACCAACTAAAAgcttaaagaaattttttaaaaatgttatttgagaggcagagacatgcAGAGAGTTCCcctccactggtttgtgtcccagattccatcagtagccagagctgggctggggaggaaccaggagcttgaaactcaatccaggtccccatatgggaggcaggaacctcgcTGCTGCCCCCTACAGTCTGCACTGGCAgcaagctggactcaggagctggagctgggtgttGCCCTTACAAGTTTGGATTTGGGGcataggcatcttaaccaccagctGAATGGCTCACTCCTTGGCaggctttttgaagcaccctcattTAGCTCAACTCCACCCCAAATTTCCACAGGTTATTCAGATACAATGTGTGTAAAACTATCCCTGCTTGCCCTCCCTGCCATCTGGTCCACCTGTACAGTTGTGTAACTGGAACCTGGGGGGTTGTAGTTGATTCTTCCCTTTCTCATGACCTCTAACTTCAGCTTGCTTCCTATCATTTCCACCACTGACTTGATGCATTCTTCCTTGAAGGCCTTCCCTGGCGCCTGattctgtctttggctgtgtgttGGGCTGTAGGGGTCTGATTTGTCTATGCTTTCAATTCCCATTCATTACCTTATTCTTCATGGTGCCATCCATCTAATCACAAACTAGCACGTTTGCATCCCATGGCTTAGAGCCCTTCAGGCCTATTTCCCCACAGATTGCAGAAACATGCTCAACTTCTTGGTGGAGTTATTGAGATCCTTCCTGATTTGACCCCTGTTATCTCTGCAGCCTAACTCCCAACTGGCCTACAGGTGCACCCTTTGCATGAGACCCTCTATGTCCTGTTCTTAACGGCTCTGTCCTGAGAAGCCTCCTGACCCGTGCCTAACCTTCCTACTGCCATTCCCTTTATTATCTGTCCCACAAACAAGGTGTCTGCTGTAGGACTCAGCTTGAACCTCAACTGGCAGTCTCAAAACACTGACATCCTGTTCTCTTGGCCTCTCTGTGCCTCATGCAGACTGGTGACTGAGTCCCCAGAGCAGCCTGTGGTTTTCCGCTTCCAGCTTTGTCTCCGTCTCTGGAGGCAGTGGCCACTATTCAACTCAAGTCTCTGCCGAGTGGTGTCGGGAAGGAGGAGAAGGCTGATGCGTGTATTTAGATGTCCATGAGAGCAGGGTACCATGTGGGTGGAAGGCCTCCAATGACCTTCCTTGGTGTCATGACTACATGGCTCAGATTTGTAGTGTGTATTCTTGTGAAAACATTTGCTTGTTCATGGAGACAGTAGCAGCTCCTAAGaagcccaagattttttttttctaggtgaTTTGGTAAATCAAAATGTAAAGCAGAATTGTCAATGTTAAAGGCAGTTCCATGATCATTGAGATGGTAGCCTATGCTCCCACCCAGAATCTACATTTTGGAGCCAGCAAGGGGGTCGGACTTTGGTCTTCAGTCTAAGGAAGCAATATCCATAGTGTTCCTGTATAGGGTAGGGTCTGGCcggctgtctctcctcctgaccTGGCTGTTGTTTCTTGGTATGGGGCACTGTCTCTTTCCTGGGGTATTGAGATgctctctttgctttttctttttttccaagctCTGGTGGTCCCAGGAACGGACAGACCCGAGGTCCTGAGTGGGAATCAGCTGCTGATCTTGGTGGGGATTGTCTGCACCACGATTCTGCTGCTTGCTGTCTTGATATTAATTGTGAAGAAGATTCACTGCAGTAAGAGGTATGGGACTGTCCTCATTGCTCGGGGTGGAAGGCAGGGCTGTAGGGCTGCTTCTAACCCACGTGGAAGAGGGACACAGCCCCTCCCCCCAGTCCCCGCTGTGGTATATTCATGGAAGGTGATATTTCAAAATGGAATTGTCTTGGTTGTCATGTGCTGTGATGTCATCACATGTGACCCCTggccctgtgtgctgtgctgctggGATTCCACAGGTGTTTCTGCTGCATCTTCATTTACTTTGGCAGGGGACAGAGGGTGCAAGCTCCCTTTCAGgttgggacccagggagaggaTAATTAAGAGATTTGGTTTATACAATTCTGGTAGTGCCTCTCACTGCTGGAAGGAAATAGGTTGGAAATCTTCACATGGTATGCCCAGGGCAGAagccttcatcttttttttttttctttccactcatctttattatttttttccattttttaaaattttatttttggcaatctttacatagttaattagggcacaaaggttcaagggctacaggcaaGTGGGTAAGATTATCAGAAGCCTTCATCTTGAGCCCAGCCAGTGATTTCCTTTAAAGGAGCATCTTCTTCCTCTGAGATTCTGTTCCTGCACGAGGGCCCTCGAGGTCCTTGGGGAGTGACGTGAATGTCAGAAGTTCTCCCAGAAATGCCTGGATGCTCTGACACAGTCACTACTCTGTTGCTGGCTGTAAGCAGGTTCATGTCCCCTGCTTTACCCAATAATTGATGGAAAGGTGTCCCATGAAGACCGAGTAGAGCTGACTTTTGAGTGACCTTGCCCATAGAATGTAGGTTCTGGGCcgggcacgatagcatagtggtggctaaagtcctcgccttgcatgcccaggatcccatatgggcgccggttctaatcctggcggccctacttcccatccagctccctgcctgtggcctgggagggcggttgaggacagcccaggaccttgggaccctgcacccgcgtcagagacctggaagagttcctggctcctggcttcgaattggctcagctccagccgttgcggtcacttggaaagtggaccatcagaaggaggatcttcctctctatctttcttcctctctgtatatccgcctttcaataaaaaaaaaaaagaatgtacattCTACTGGCAGCACTTGTGCTCACTTGGTTTGCAGGTCTTGGGCCTTTCTGATTTGGGTTTGGACTTGGTTAGCTTCATCTTTGCTTTGGTCAGTGCTCAGCGCACAGAATCAAGAACCAGCCTGTCACCTGTCAGCTCGCCATGCCTCTCTGGCCCTCAGCTTCCCTCCACCTGGAGGGCAGTGTTTCCATGCCCGGCAGTCTATTCCAAAGAGGTAGTCAGACTGATACGTGGGTATTTTTGCTTTCACTGGTATACTGCACAATCCTGGGCACAATAACGTGGAATGACCCTCAAGTAATGTCTAA
The sequence above is a segment of the Ochotona princeps isolate mOchPri1 chromosome 4, mOchPri1.hap1, whole genome shotgun sequence genome. Coding sequences within it:
- the JAML gene encoding junctional adhesion molecule-like produces the protein MFCPVKLILISVSLNCCWGLSDVVVSSPVLTVRVGDSALMGCVFQTTEKKPVTKVDWTFSSGEHAKDEYVLYYYANLSVPVGRFQNRVHLAGDVLNKDGSLLLQEVQKADQGTYNCEIRLERESTVFKKVVTLHVLPEEPKELTVQVGDSIRMGCVFQSTEEKLVTQVDWTFSSRERVQEETVLRYYHKHNMPMGHSQSSGRFWNRVNLVGDISHHDGSIVLQEVKASDGGNYTCCVHLGSLVFRKTVVLSVTREEAQTLVVPGTDRPEVLSGNQLLILVGIVCTTILLLAVLILIVKKIHCSKSSANSTAMVQSLENTKKGEPEKHVYSSIATREVIEEDQSGRSEATYMTMHPVRPSLKSDSNNPLGKTSAGGLPRPQQTF